DNA from Thunnus maccoyii chromosome 5, fThuMac1.1, whole genome shotgun sequence:
CTCTCCTGTTAATTTGGCAAGCGGGACAAATTGCACCCTTCATGATCCTTATTAGCACATGGAGTTTGGTGACCTCACATAATGCCGAGCATAGTTCAAATGACTCATCGGGGTAATTGAAAACGCCTGTGAGGTTGCACAGGGCTTTTAAAACTTCTTCACTGTACAGACAAATATCATATATGAAGCCATAGGCAGCAGCCATTAATTAacgattatcaaagataatcgttaattattaaaatcaatacaattattaataagaattaataataacggggcaccaccctggactcagggaaaaagatagccaattcagtctcaaagtgtactaatctatgaatttgggactttgattaataattaatttaataactataaacaaaatcaccatatcaatagctagttcaggttgaaggatttggggttctttacagagcagaggttggcaaaactcattcttgtgcaacattaaaacagacaacaggtatatccaaaagcatttatttaacaaaaggatAAAATtaacacacaatactaatctagctaagtgtacctatatacacgtgtgagtgtgagtgtgtgtgtgtgtgtgtatagggaagacaatagcaagatggctgcagttacctggtgactgagcacatggcatgccgaCAATTTGGCTAGTgctcccctgtctgtctctctctctctctctctatgttttatttgtgtgggTCTGTGTGTTGGCCTGGGTGTGGCTTTCCTGGCTCCCAGCCCTACACTCCTGTCTGCAATCAGCTCATCACCCCTCCCAGTCTGCTCACCTGCCTCTCATCAGCTTGCAGTATATCTACTCCAGCTATTCACCCACTCATTGTCAGATTCCAGATTGTTGTATCTACTTCAGTGGTGGCTCATGCTTCAGGCCTCCCAATTGTTTATAGTGATAATACCAAGTTTGGTATTATTGCTAACTGCTGTTTCTCTGTCCAGTGCTCCTGGACCACAACTCAGCTACTGACCACATCTACCACCTGCTCCCTTCTGCCAGCCCTTGCCATTCTCCCTCAATCATCTCAGCTCTCCAGTCCTCTGCCTCAGCCTGCTTCATCCCCACTCCATCTACCTCCATTCATTACTTCACTGGCAATAAAGCCCTTATTCATTCATCTCCACTCTAGTCTGTgtctgcgtttgggtccacatTGCAAACCACAACACATAATGCACTTGCAaggtaagtgatgggggccaaaatccacagccctccttctatggaaaatgtatttaaaagtttatctgaagctgatatgaaatTTCAGAgtccaaataagtcaaatcaagttgatatctttcaatgttagtctttttaatgccaaactccctctttttgtcattatacttccaccacagctcaacaggaaacactgtTCAAGGAAActcaaagagggaatttgatcccaagaaaatgtaaatgtggcagatatccacttgatatgactaactcagccTGCTGAAGCcccatataagcttcacatcaacttttaaatgcatttttgcacaaaacaactgtgaattttggcccccatcgcttacattgaaagcacatttgaaagggatctGTTAAtagccagtgtgaacaggaggaatgattacagcgaggaaaacctctttcactatTCATATGgtcacctgactgttttaagataCACTTAACTGTATCACCGTCGGCACGCGCCGTCAAGAAAGCGAGCGCACCTCTCTCAGGCGGCTACAGTAGGAACAGGAAGTCAGGAACAGGAAAAATCTCGCAAACGGGAAAAGttacaatatattttatgaaaGATGAGTCGAATCTATCACAACACTTCTTTACTAAACAAACCAGTACACAATGACAGATTTGACCGTGTGTGGTCACCCTCTGCGTATGAAAGGTAGGGGCTCAAATGCCTTTATTAGAATACATAAAGAGTAAAAGTATTCTGGTGAATTCAGTTACAGTAGCTATCTCCGACACAATACTAAACTCCACTGAAAAATAGGACAGTTTACTCTTCCCGAGATTTAACGCAGGTATATCTAACCTACACAgctcaaaacattatttgtaAGAATTAATTATTGCTTGTATATTCGGCATTCAATTGAATCCCCAATCTGCACTAAACTCTCAATAAAATGGCAAATAGCCTACCGTTCTTGTGTTTATAGTTCAGTGTGTTTCAGACTATCAGCCGAAATAAAGAATGGAGCTTAATGTTGCTCGATTTgccaaatttgttttttttgaaaggaGTTTATTTGGCAGGTCTCCACTGTCAAGTCTATGGTCCCCacacaaggaagaaaaaaacattgaagtTGTTGCACACTGGTTTTCTATAAGCAACAGAATGCACTGCTACAAATGGaaactgaatcattttattaattgatattttcCTCACAGTGGCCAAGGAGTTCTTCTAGAAGGGAAGCTTCTGGATCTTTCCAGACATGCAATCACTGATGTCAACAATCAGAAGGTAGGCTACTGTAGTTCAGTCTACCACAATGCAAATCCAGCAGGGGTCCTATGAGTACGAcactttctcctctctcatcaGGAGACTGTGTGATTCATCAGTGTGCAAACAATTTGATAGAATTTGAGTTTTCACTACACAGTCACAATAAAGAAATAGGGTGGGTTGGTGTTTCAGTTCAACATACAGTTAACATGTAGGCCTAATGGTGtctatttaaataaataataggggagaacggggtaaataGAGCCAGTGGGTACAATGAGCCAGCtcctttatctaggtaaccataagcAAAAGTAATTATGTGATCACAAATTAAtaaagtatagttcacattactcaatccatcttggactcaagcacatggagagagtggtcagcaaaacagagcaaaaaaaaaagatttttatcatgccaagtgaattcatcatgttgctAAAGTTACCActcttgtatcttaattaacaAAGAtatgttttggacattattacatgtttatttaagtcaatgtaagctacaaaacaaggtaaTAAACTCAGCAtaactgtggatctgagccactgtgtgaaacagttttgtcaaaatggaggttgtggggtaaaacgtgccagtgatgttggggcaagtaGAGTCAATGGttcaatttacccccaaaattattttctgatattctagagactagagaccctgttcatgttaatgtttgatcactgttacaagtattacaatgttgatgaataagtacctaattgttgactgatgttaagtttaagccacacacaaacatgctatacacacagacaggtggcaaattaaaggaaaagccaacataaagtgtcttagtaaggtgttggtcCAACAGAACAGCATCAATATACCTGAAAACtgtaatttaaaacacatttcctgcatttctactcCACcaacctcttggattaagtcaagaaacagccacctgcactagtctagattagttagattgagggtgctatgaaaaccaagaatgcatcaagaacagtatataatttGGTGGatgaggacaggaaatgattattagaaaaatggctattttatatttgaaattatattcattatataGCCTAAAATGGTAGTAGATTGCAGGCTACTAGGCCATCTTCAAGgttaaacaaggacaaacaatttatataaaGAAATAGTCTCACATCACCATATAATTTGtataaacaatgttaaacctgagggTTGCTATTCTCAATACTCACAAGGCCATCTTCAACGTCTGACAGTtgcaacaaagtaaaaacagtttggatgaatgaaatggcctcaCAACAACTATCTAATTCCAATCCCACACACAGGTTCTAGTGGGAGCTATTAGCACTACTAGCTGATATAGTTGTAATGTTATACAGGaatgaataatcataacttcaaaAGCATATTATTTTTACCTACATTGTCTCAAATCAAGGACTGttttaatgcacaactcagAAGGTGATTTTTACCCCTCAAGACTTAAAAGGGCCATTTTAGTTTAGGACTAGAGTTTACTTCCCCTTAGAGTAAACTTGtatgagaaaagaagagaataaTGATAACAATGAAAGCACAGCgcagagcagctggatgaaagaTCATTACACAGAGTGATgcatcatcatatttttttttataattactAATACataattccatccaaagtcAGCCaaagactgaaactgaaactaaagcagagtattttgcAGAAGTCTAAGTCTACTTTCCACTGCTGAATATTTGACTGTGAATTCAGACACTTTGGCACTGTGAGGAAAGGCtccgctctgtctgtctgtctgtctctcaggatGGGTTGGACTTAACCAACTCAAAGGGTGGTCTGAAGAcgtcagatttttttattactgtttttgtcagttgctgaaaatagaaaaattatCATTGATATAGGTTGCTTAAATAAAATCGCCTGATTGAGGagactgtatgatgataagtttatttttaaaaagacaaaaagtggggagcaaaaccataactttgctcccCCTAATTGAATAATGAGGATGCATTTGCTTCACTTGCTCCAATGTTGAGGTGCCTATGCTTGACAGTATAAACACACCGTACTATACCATCTGCAAACAGAAACTCTGAAAGATTCAGCTCTGCTTTGGTTTTAAAACAAACTCCTTTTTCCTGTGTTGTGTCATGAAGAACTTCAGCTTTCCCAGTGGAAATCAATATCACTGTTTGCATTTTAAACAGATgaaacctaaacacacacagataaaacagaaaccacaaactacactttgttgttgtttattttctcccTGTTCGCAGGTCCGTTTCTATGTGCTGTACATCAAACCCAGCCGCATCCATAAGAGGAAGTTTGATGCCAGCGGGAAGGAGATTGAGCCAAACTTCAGTAACACCGGAAAGGTCAACACTGGCTTCCTCATGTCCTCCTACAGTGAGTAGAGCACAACAAACAATTTAGTTTATGTttgaatatttctttttcaCCTTCAAACTCTATTCCATCTGGAGTTTGTTGCCAGGATGTCAGAATGGCTGAGtatgtgtattttaatgtttttatataaatataggTATAATGATCAGGCCATAGTCTCCCTTGATGATATGATCATGTCCCACTTCTGATGTAAGACGTTTTTGAACTGCAATTAGACCCTAAATTTGTAATAGTTGGAGTTTGTGAGAGGCTGTTGAAGAATGAGGGCATTGCAAGTGATGTTTTGTAGAAACCCATGTTTGTCTGTGACTGTGTAGAAGCCTTATTTATTtggaaaagcaaaaacatgaaaataactaatagaaaacaaacaaaaaatgtatgtatttattcattattcaaaGACAGAATGATTGACATATGAAATGGCCATTTCATCAAATTTGCACGAATGCTTTTTGATTTGCATCAATTAAATGCAAAATTAGTATTAGTAATTAATGAATTAGAAGACCTTAGAGTCTCAAAAACGGGTTTCACACATCACTGACCTTTCTGAACTTACTGAACTCTATGACAATACAATCCAAACTCAATGTCctcttactagctttttccagaacTTCCAACCATATCACAGTCTTCTGTAACAGAATTTGCTTGATTGTCATAGAGATTAATCAACTGCAAGCTTGGTAGGTGTTGTAATTTCTTCCACAGCACTTTTTGGATGAAGAGATAAGAGTTGAAAAGCTAGTAAGTTTACATTAAGTTGTGGTTCTTTTGTCAGGCTAATAGTTCCAAGATAAAACATTAGCTCTCAAGGTTAACTGTCCAGGaggttaaaatgtgaaaatggcCCAATTCTGTCCTCCAATGCAATAAGTATGAAGTCAGGATGGCCAAGCAGTCTAAGGTGCTGCGTTCAAGTCGCAGTCTCCCTTAGAGATGTGGGCTCGTTCACAGCTTAGTGATGTCACTATTTTTGAACAGTGTCTGCTATTACATAATACAGTAAAAGCTACTTCTGCATTGGCTGGGAATCCATTCCGGACCTTTACTGTTATCAAAATGATATTAACATTGAACACAGTGATTatgttaaactgaaataaatcagTGACTACATGagtaaatatttacatatttactaTAAGATGGTGCATGGTAGCtatataaaaaagcataaaaacaccATCAGAGCTTTGTTCCAGACAAGATTCAATCTTGCACTCACATGAGGAGACAGGAAGAGGTTACTTTCAGTCATGGAAGCCCTTTACAGCTATCTGTGGCCGGCCGCTGCGTGGTAGGTGAGAATTCCACTGAACCACCATTGCTTGAGGAATTTGCTAAACATGGACTGATATGCTGGCAGGATGAAGGCATGATTGATATTTGGCCAGTGTCAAGTCAACATACTTGTGTAAACCTTGGGTAAGTTTGTCCAGAACGGCCATTTCTACTCACCTGCCCGTTGATATCACCCCAGCATTCCTCCTGCCACCTGCAACTAGTCAACCACCTGCAAGTGCAGTATACCACCTGCAACTGGTCAACAGTGTCATGGTTGGTTTTGGACAGAGTACTTGACTTGTTTTCAGTAAGCGCAATTTTGCTGTCAACTtttgttttgggcaaaattggAGTACTGGCTCAGAAAATGCACTCATCTGAAATAAGTCAGGATGGCTGAGCGGTCTAAGGTGCTGCGTTCAGGTCGCAGTCTCCCCTGGAGGtgtgggttcgaatcccacttCTGACAATGGTCTTTTAAATTGACGCTGGACCCTCTAATTGTAACTACGCATGCACTTATGTGCCAGTAATTTGTTATTAGTTGGTGAATTATTATGTGTCCTGTTCTACAGAATATAAGTTCAGCAGAACACATACTAGTGTATCATTCATAGCTTGGTGATGACTCCATATTTAGAAAGTGTCTGCTGTTGCATAAGAAAGTAGAAGCTATTTATGCATTGGCTGGGAATCGAGCCCGGGCCTCCCAGgtggcaggcgagaattctaccaTTGAACAACCAATGCTTGATGACAAGGAGAAATATCCAATGTCACACTGCCAGTATGAAGACACATCTGGTAGTTGGACAATTTCTGGTCTATATACTTCAAAGCTTAAAGCATAGGTGCAGTGGTGCTTCTACACAGTTATACTGTGTATAGCCTACTAATTTCTGGGCGGGGGAATTTACCACCCACCTAAAAATGCCCAGAGTTAAGTATCAGTGTCAACTTTGAAGAGCAAGGCTTCAGCCAATCATGTTGCAGACAGAGACTTTTGTTCCTTGACTTCAGCCTCTTAGAAAGGACCTCCTCTCAAGTACCTGAAGTACCTCACTAAATTGCAGTACAAATGCATCCTTTGAATACTCTGTGTTGAATaagcgcagtgttctagtggggtaatagggtactatgaaCTCTTTAAGATATGGTGGTGCCTGatcattaagggctttgtaggtgaggagaaggattttaaaatctgttctggattttacagggagccaatgcagagaagctaaaatgggataaatatgatctctttttgtagtttttgtcagtacacatgcagcagcaATCTGGATCAGCTGGAcagtctttagagacttgtggggcagcctgataataaggaattgcagtAATCaagcctagaagtaacaaatgtgtggagTAGTTTTTCtgaagtgaaaaaaggcagtcctgGAAATTtgtttatgtgggagttaaatgACATATCCCGACCAAAGATAACTCCCATATCCCTTACAGTTGTGCTGTAGGCCAGGGTAAGGCCATCCAGAGTCGCTGTATCATTAGATAATATatttctaaggtgtttagggtcAAGCACAATAACTTAAGTTTTGTTCGAGTTTAgtggcagaaaattgcaggtcatccaggtctttatgtcctcaAGGCATTCTTGGAGTTAaattaactgattggtttcatctggcttcattgataaatataattgggtatcatctgcataacaatgcaaatttatggagtgtctcctaataatattacctagaggaagcatatataaggtgaatagtattggtccaaaCACAGAACCTTATGGAACtctgtctaacttttgcctACTTCGAGGATTAATCATTAACTTGAACAAACTGGaattgatctgataaataggatttaaaccagcttagTGCAGTGCCTTTAATGCTAACTacagcactaagatctaacaagacaagtattGAAGGAAGTAAAATGCAAGTGCTTCTCAGTCTGCAAGTCAGCCTTTGTGAGTGCAGATGTGTAAGAGCAGAATTAGATTTATGCATGTGTGAGCAGCtttgataaatacaaacatgagaATACCTATTGCTGACTCAAATGTTGTTGCACAGTTCCTCTTGACTGCTCAAACCCTCTGTAACACTCATcattctttccttcctctccaaTATACTTCCATACTGTAACACTAGTCAAGTTGAGTGAGCACAACTGAAAgtacacagagaggagatgTTGAAAGAGCAAGAGAGGCACTGTGAGAGTGTCAAAGGATTTGAGAGCAAACAGCAGGGACATTGAAAGAGCAAATGAGCAAAACCGAGTGAAAGAGGTTGTCCTTGTGTGCTTATGTGGATATTAGCAAGCATGCAAATCCATTTATTTAGGATAAAATAGATTTTAGTTTgctcaaataaacattttctttgcttGATAATAATTTCTCTGCAAAATATAATCCATGTGCttgcaaaaaaatcttttctatgctcaatgaaaaaataattctcCATAGTTATAGGTAATATACAATTTGTGATGATTTATAGAAGTACACTTTATATTTCTTATGTTAGTCtatctgtgtatttgtagtCGCAGTGTGTATCCTCCACAGTTAAAAGAAACTTGTATTTGGACAGTCGCTGCTGTGATACGATGACTTTAATTCTACTACTGACCCACCAATGCAATATGATATCAACAACAACCTGTCAAGCATACTATTACAGTGTGCTGACCCATGTACAGTTAGTGTTTGCTACTCAACAAGATTCATCACATGATGCTCGGTAGATAGTGAAGCTAAAAATCTTCAGATGTTAATGAGACATActtacaagtgtgtgtgtacatgtgtgcggcgtgtgtgtgtgtgtgtgtgtgtgtgtgtgtgtgtgtgtgtgtgtgtgtgtgtgtggttgaagACGTCCTTGTTCCTACTAATGTCATGGTACATGTATTTTCTGTCCATGCAGAGGTGGAAGCTAAAGGGGAGTCAGACAGTCTGTCTGAGGAGCAGCTGTCAGCAATGGTGAACAAAGCCGAGCTGGTGAAGATAACTGACAAGCACAGACCCAGCGGGACCTGGGCCTTCTGGTACCCAGAGTCAGAAATGGACAAAATAGAACTGGAGACTGAACAGGATGTACGGCTGAAGACCAGAGGAAACAGTCCTTTCATATGTGAGTCTGTGTTATAATGTTGTTAAGCTGCTTCCACATATCTAGTATTGAATATTGAATTAGAACTAGTGCAGAATACTCTGAACTCtgctttctgcttcaggctaCCCATTAAAAACAAGTAGCCTGAAGTGTATCTTGGTCAGGGGATATAAATTCAGTACAAGATTTGGTCAGAGCTCTTTAATCCATTTTCCAACTACAAAAGACAAGCTTGTTTTTCAAAGCCAGAGGGTCCTTTTGATTTTCATGGTCTTCACATTGATCAAGTGTGTCCTAGAGCTGAGCTCCATGCCAGTGaggaatgaatgaaattaaacttgaattttgtttttccagtttgcTTTCACGGTTTCATAAGTAAGGGGAATGAACATAGTTTGAACCCCCTAATATTTAGAAGATTCATTCAGCCCTTTGATATTCAATAGTAAGTTTTGAGTTTAGTGAAGTGGTTTGGTCTATTCACAGTCTCTACATTTTTACCTAGTATTGACTATGATGTGATGGGAATTTTGAAGTTTCACAATCCTGAGGAGAGGAAGAACAAGATTAATTACCTACAGCCACACTAGCcgctctgtgagactgtacttATGCACATCACAATGCTACCTTGGTTATTATGATAATGCTagtatgctgatgttagcaGATAGGCAGGTAGCAGATAATGTATACTGTGTGTTCACTGTCTTAATTTAGCAtttcagcatgctaatatgaGCTAGCtagtactaaacacaaagtacagcagaggctgatgggaatgtcactagttttgcaggtattatAACAAATTAATGGacaaaattaaagtttaaacctgcaaaaataaGATGATCACCAAAAGTATTGGAACACATCATCTGAGAACCTTGAATTTCTCTGCCATGCAAATGCATGAAGTATATGTTGTAGATATATTtgactgaaaaaatgaaaaatatgaccTGGTGGTGGCACTAGAAGAACAGTCAGAACAGTCAACAAAGTCATATCTTCTAGAATATATCCTCTGGGGACCTTGAATATCTGCAGCAAATGTCTTGGCAATCCATCctatagttgtcaagatatttcactcatggtggcgctagagggaaAGTCAGAGAATAAACAgatcattaggattcatcctctgggaaccatgaatgtctgtacaaaatttcttGGCAATCCAGCTTATATTTATCAAGATATTTCAGCCATGCTGCGAGCCTGgctaaaaaatgcaaaaagtattTGTGAGTTTCTCATATTTCTGTATGACATCTCTTGACATCTCTTCAAATGTGTGAAAAACTAATGATTTATTATCAAGTTGAGCTGCTATTTTCAACAACTTTAATCTAATTAGAGTTTTATTGAAATATAGCAAATAGAGACAATattctgcattttaaaaaaaaaatgttttcaggtaCATTTGCCTTGCATCCCATGCTTCTGTAGACAGACAGCCATGGTGTTTGTATACACTATATGTAGTTTATTGACTGCAACATTCAGAACCACCAGTATGGTCCTTGAAGAATTTAAATGTCACTGTTAACTGTGTTTTGCATTTCTAACAAGACAATAAACACAGTAACATTCATTTAttgtcacattttaacattgATATGGCAAATGTGTAAGCAGacagttgcctatttatacATAAAGCAGTGACTATAAAACAGTGATGGTGAGAGTGGTGAGAATGAACCTAAACATTAAAGGTgtgggccagaaaaccaaaacaatgagctgaaaatggCTAAAACTGAGAACTGCAGAGTATagtgatcattttctgtggcttcaTCATTACAAGTGAACCCTCTCACACTATACATACTAATTTGatctattgttattattgaaatattaattatagCAGCTTTGAAGAGCTTAAGGAAGTGATGTACATTTTGAATGAATTGTTGTAGTGTGCCTCATTGTTCTGTTCTGGGTCCTATTCTGTCATACCTTTGGCAGACAAAAAGTAGTTTTAAAGGTATCTCCTATCACTGCTAATGATGATATTCAACTTAACATCTGGTTCAAGCCTCAAAATGTCACGAAATTGTCAATATTACACAACTACCTAAACTCTAAAAATGGGATGGCatataatttcccagagctTATTGCTGATGCAGCTGGCCTTGCCCCTAAGGTAATGTAATCATTCACTCTTTTATTTCATCCTGTTTAGACTACTGTAGCAAGACATTCATGGATGACTTATAAGTGGtctaaaatgctgctgaaaaGTTTTTGACCAAGTCCTCTAAAAGGtttcatttgacatttgtttttattcccaGTGGCTTTCCATTAAATTGAGAGTCCAATTCAGGACTCTTGTGATCACTTTTAGTGTGCTTTTCTCCAGGCTCTCCCTAACTAAAGGAAAATGTGGTTTTGCGGTTGTGGCCTTTTCTTTGAAACTGTCTGTGAACACCTCATTGCGTCTTCTTCTTGTGTCTTGTTATGTCTATatgtcatgtcttttttttttgtttgttttgtttttttgcgaTGCACTTTGTAATGTCTGCTGCTGAGaggtgccatataaataaacttaCTTTCTTCCTTAATTTTGTGCTTGTAGTCTCCTTAGCTAAAGTGGACGGTGGCACAGTGACCAAATGTAACTTTGCTGGAGATGAAAAGGCTGGAGCATCGTGGACGGACAAGATTATGGCCAACAAAGCAGAAGCAGACAGCACACAGAAACCTGGGGTGGAAGGAGAGGGGGCAGAGGAGGATGAATGGGTGAGGTCAACTTCCATATCCAAACCAAGTTTATACACAGGGCCTAAATAAAACCTACTTCATTAACGCCCCTAATGTTGTCTAAGTTGTAGGAAGGTATGGTGGGtaatgatatatgtgcagagtttgttttcatgatCATCTTCTGAAgcaggaaagtttctctgctcaCCTTAAATTCTAGTTTAACTCATGTACATAccaacatgatttgtgacatcaaaactactttggagccaatcatggtcttACAGTAACTTACACAagcgtgatgtggaaacttgaacttgtagtagatgtcattttaaaaattttaacaG
Protein-coding regions in this window:
- the arpin gene encoding arpin — translated: MSRIYHNTSLLNKPVHNDRFDRVWSPSAYESGQGVLLEGKLLDLSRHAITDVNNQKVRFYVLYIKPSRIHKRKFDASGKEIEPNFSNTGKVNTGFLMSSYKVEAKGESDSLSEEQLSAMVNKAELVKITDKHRPSGTWAFWYPESEMDKIELETEQDVRLKTRGNSPFIFSLAKVDGGTVTKCNFAGDEKAGASWTDKIMANKAEADSTQKPGVEGEGAEEDEWDD